Proteins found in one Planococcus citri chromosome 2, ihPlaCitr1.1, whole genome shotgun sequence genomic segment:
- the LOC135836918 gene encoding uncharacterized protein LOC135836918, giving the protein MDPYYINVNLKLALFSIIIAFYFTARSVEAELPNENIMKAASCLREVLGEKIVEKSSKKIGDTLTDGEYLKVHCDEVFDGKFYALIKNKAPEDYDGTSIKKCLAKTNSEKLFQEYVDSAELDQNDDEEPKEGSETVQTKEYVDSVALNQNDDQKPKEGSETVQTKEYVDSVESNESESQEPKGRSETIQETLERNLKLSKTPLMKFYKGACKVDIKPINFNSLKDEKEKEMTVQCLAKCANKFLIRLQRKLIVARDQALKSTLNEVILKKEEIEKLKNILKPSKELTTEKFYAALKEANEPLSIDRISQIGKEYLISYNGLYYNLDRYIDDMVRFSTELVHIDHHLNSMRSLYQDCAKLECAMDTNSTPLIGLIKSATQNSYWTILKAFENDTEDVKNWMDLHIGDWWKFCQTLMID; this is encoded by the exons ATGGACCCATATTATATTAATGTCAATCTTAAATTAGCCTTGTTCTCAATCATCATCg CATTTTATTTCACGGCTCGGTCAGTCGAGGCTGAATTAC CCAACGAGAATATCATGA AGGCGGCATCGTGTTTAAGGGAAGTCTTGGGCGAGAAGATCGTAGAAAAATcctcgaaaaaaattggagatactTTAACAGATGGAGAATATTTAAAAG TTCACTGCGATGAAGTTTTTGACGGAAAGTTTTATGCATTGATCAAAAATAAAG CTCCTGAAGACTACGACGGAAcaagcataaaaaaatgtctggCGAAGAcaaatagtgaaaaattatttcaggaaTACGTTGATTCTGCAGAATTGGACCAAAATGACGATGAAGAGCCTAAAGAGGGATCCGAAACTGTTCAGACAAAGGAATACGTTGATTCTGTAGCATTAAACCAAAATGACGATCAGAAGCCTAAAGAGGGATCCGAAACCGTTCAGACAAAGGAATACGTTGATTCTGTAGAATCAAACGAAAGTGAAAGTCAAGAGCCTAAAGGCAGATCCGAAACTATTCAGGAAACATtagaaagaaatttaaaattatctaaaacTCCACTTATGAAGTTCTACAAGG gAGCATGTAAAGTGGACATCAAACCCATTAACTTCAATTCTTTGAAAG atgaaaaagaaaaagaaa TGACGGTGCAATGTTTGGCAAAATGTGCCAATAAATTCTTAATCAGACTTCAACGTAAGTTGATAGTTGCGAGAGACCAAGCCCTAAAGTCGACACTAAATGAAGTGATATTGAAAAAGG aagaaattgaaaagctgaaaaatattcTAAAGCCTTCAAAGGAATTGAccacagaaaaattttatgcGG CACTCAAAGAAGCTAATGAACCATTGa gtATCGATCGGATCTCCCAAATTGGAAAGGAATACCTGATCTCTTACAATGGCCTATACTAcaatttagataggtacatagatgATATGGTTAGGTTTTCTACTGAATTGGTACACATCGACCACCATTTAAATT CTATGCGATCACTATATCAAGACTGTGCTAAACTAGAATGTGCCATGG ATACAAACAGTACTCCATTAATTG GTTTAATTAAATCTGCAACCCAAAATTCCTATTGGACAATCTTAAAGGCGTTTGAAAATGATACAGAAGACGTGAAGAATTGGATGGACTTACATATTGGCGATTGGTGGAAATTTTGCCAAACTTTGATGATAGACTAA